A window of the Cucurbita pepo subsp. pepo cultivar mu-cu-16 chromosome LG01, ASM280686v2, whole genome shotgun sequence genome harbors these coding sequences:
- the LOC111789628 gene encoding metal transporter Nramp5-like: MASSQQKEAQMSTVATPSFGGGSNRIAAVNTAETTTIPADAVKPQNHREEPTTTDQKPGWRKFLSHVGPGFLVSLAYLDPGNLETDLQAGANHGFELLWVVLVGLIFALIIQSLAANLGVSTGKHLSEVCKAEYPKLVKYCLWLLAEVAVIAADIPEVIGTAFALNILFHIPVWAGVLLTGLSTLLLIGLQRYGVRKLELLIAILVFVMAACFFGEMSYVKPPATGVLKGMFVPKLNGQGATGDAIALLGALVMPHNLFLHSALVLSRKVPNSVRGINDACRYFLIESGFALFISFLINMAVVSVSGTVCTVGHVSESTADQCSDITLNSASFLLQNVLGKSSSTIYAIALLASGQSSSITGTYAGQFIMQGFLDLKMKTWMRNLMTRSIAITPSLIVAIIGGPQGAGRLIIIASMILSFELPFALIPLLKFSSSTTKMGPHKNSIYIIVISWILGLSIIGINIYYLSTGFVGWLIDNNLPKVANVFIGIVVFPLMAVYILAVIYLTFRKDRVVTYIEPQKPDPMAQAHLESGLHNSFGPGDVAPVPFRDDLAHIPLPE; the protein is encoded by the exons ATGGCAAGTAGTCAACAGAAGGAAGCACAGATGAGTACGGTGGCGACGCCGTCCTTTGGCGGCGGCAGCAATCGCATAGCGGCGGTGAACACGGCGGAGACAACTACGATTCCGGCCGACGCCGTGAAGCCACAAAATCACCGAGAAGAACCAACCACCACCGATCAG AAACCTGGATGGAGAAAGTTTCTTTCACACGTTGGCCCTGGTTTCCTCGTGTCATTGGCTTACCTTGATCCCGGCAACT TGGAAACCGACTTGCAGGCTGGAGCTAATCACGGATTTGag CTTTTGTGGGTGGTGCTGGTCGGATTAATATTTGCGCTCATAATTCAATCCCTAGCAGCAAATCTTGGCGTGAGCACAG GAAAACACCTTTCAGAAGTGTGTAAAGCCGAATATCCAAAACTTGTGAAGTACTGCCTTTGGCTGCTGGCTGAAGTCGCTGTAATAGCCGCCGATATTCCAGAAG TGATAGGAACGGCCTTTGCCCTGAATATTCTATTCCATATTCCGGTTTGGGCTGGAGTTCTTCTCACCGGTTTAAGCACCCTCTTGCTCATAGGGCTCCAGAGATACGgg GTGAGGAAGCTGGAATTGCTGATAGCGATTTTGGTGTTTGTAATGGCGGCGTGTTTCTTCGGGGAAATGAGCTACGTTAAGCCGCCGGCGACCGGAGTTTTGAAAGGAATGTTTGTGCCGAAACTGAACGGGCAGGGTGCCACCGGCGACGCCATTGCTCTCCTCGGCGCTCTGGTTATGCC GCACAATCTGTTTCTTCATTCGGCTCTCGTGCTCTCAAGGAAAGTTCCAAATTCTGTCCGTGGTATCAAC GACGCGTGCCGGTATTTCCTAATAGAGAGCGGTTTCGCATTGTTCATATCCTTTTTAATAAACATGGCCGTCGTTTCAGTTTCCGGCACCGTCTGTACGGTCGGCCATGTCTCTGAATCCACCGCCGATCAGTGCTCCGACATCACCCTCAACTCCGCCTCCTTCCTCCTCCAG aATGTGCTGGGAAAATCGAGCTCCACTATTTACGCCATAGCGTTGCTTGCCTCCGGACAGAGCTCCAGCATCACCGGCACTTACGCCGGACAGTTCATCATGCAG gGATTTTTGGAcctgaaaatgaaaacatggaTGAGGAACCTTATGACCAGATCCATTGCCATTACGCCCAGTCTCATTGTCGCCATTATCGGTGGACCTCAAGGAGCTGGACGTCTTATCATCATCGCATCg ATGATCCTTTCCTTCGAGCTTCCCTTCGCTCTAATTCCGCTTCTCAAATTCAGTAGCAGCACCACCAAGATGGGCCCCCACAAGAATTCCATATAC ATCATTGTAATCTCATGGATATTGGGCCTGTCAATCATCGGCATCAATATCTATTATCTCAGTACGGGCTTTGTGGGCTGGCTTATCGACAACAATTTACCCAAAGTTGCTAATGTATTCATTGGGATCGTTGTATTTCCTTTGATGGCCGTTTATATTCTCGCTGTTATTTACTTAACGTTCCGAAAGGATAGGGTTGTGACTTACATTGAGCCCCAAAAGCCCGACCCgatggcccaagcccatttGGAAAGTGGGCTGCATAATTCTTTTGGGCCTGGTGACGTCGCCCCGGTTCCTTTTAGAGACGATTTGGCCCATATCCCACTTCCAGAGTAA